A single Streptomyces mirabilis DNA region contains:
- the kdpF gene encoding K(+)-transporting ATPase subunit F, which produces MTAENIVGLVVAVALLGYLVLALIFPERF; this is translated from the coding sequence GTGACCGCCGAGAACATTGTCGGCCTGGTCGTGGCCGTCGCCCTGCTGGGCTATCTCGTCCTCGCCCTGATCTTCCCGGAGAGGTTCTGA
- the kdpB gene encoding potassium-transporting ATPase subunit KdpB → MSTVTPTRAPHSDVPTGHKTDESRVGAGLFDPKQLLKSLPDAFRKLDPRVMVKSPVMFVVLVGSVLTTVFSFKAPGDWFGWAISAWLWLTVIFANLAEAVAEGRGKAQADTLRKAKTDTVARRLSSDGTSEEEVPGTELRVGDLVVCEAGDIIPGDGDVVEGVASVDESAITGESAPVIRESGGDRSAVTGGTKVLSDRIVIKITTKPGETFIDRMIALVEGAARQKTPNEIALNILLASLTIVFLLAVATLPPFADYAGTHLTMVVLVALLVCLIPTTIGALLSAIGIAGMDRLVQRNVLAMSGRAVEAAGDVSTLLLDKTGTITLGNRQASEFVPVSGTTEAEVADAAQLSSLADETPEGRSIVVLAKEKYGLRERHQGELSGAEWIAFTAQTRMSGVDVDGRKIRKGAAGSVIAWVQERGGEVSADADTLAGRISEAGGTPLLVAVEDTEGARILGVIHLKDVVKEGMRERFDELRRMGIKTIMITGDNPLTAKAIADEAGVDDFLAEATPEDKMALIKREQAGGKLVAMTGDGTNDAPALAQADVGVAMNTGTSAAKEAGNMVDLDSNPTKLIEIVEIGKQLLITRGALTTFSIANDVAKYFAIIPALFAAVYPGLDKLNIMHLSSPDSAILSAVIFNALIIIALVPLALRGVQYRPVSADKMLRRNLGIYGIGGLIAPFIGIKIIDLLISLIPGIG, encoded by the coding sequence ATGTCCACAGTCACTCCGACCCGGGCGCCGCACAGTGACGTGCCGACCGGCCACAAGACTGACGAAAGCCGTGTCGGCGCGGGTCTGTTCGACCCGAAGCAGTTGCTGAAGTCGCTGCCGGACGCCTTCCGCAAGCTCGACCCGCGGGTGATGGTCAAGTCGCCCGTCATGTTCGTGGTGCTGGTCGGGTCGGTCCTGACGACGGTCTTCTCCTTCAAGGCCCCGGGTGACTGGTTCGGCTGGGCGATCAGTGCCTGGCTGTGGCTGACCGTGATCTTCGCCAACCTGGCGGAGGCGGTGGCCGAGGGCCGCGGCAAGGCGCAGGCGGACACCCTGCGCAAGGCGAAGACGGACACGGTGGCGCGCCGGCTCTCCTCGGACGGCACGTCCGAGGAGGAGGTGCCGGGCACCGAACTGCGCGTCGGCGACCTGGTCGTCTGTGAGGCGGGCGACATCATCCCCGGTGACGGTGACGTCGTCGAGGGTGTGGCGAGCGTCGACGAGTCGGCCATCACCGGTGAGTCGGCCCCGGTCATCCGCGAGTCCGGCGGCGACCGCAGCGCGGTGACCGGTGGTACGAAGGTCCTCTCCGACCGGATCGTCATCAAGATCACGACGAAGCCCGGCGAGACCTTCATCGACCGGATGATCGCTCTGGTCGAGGGCGCGGCCCGGCAGAAGACGCCGAACGAGATCGCGCTGAACATCCTGCTCGCGTCGCTCACGATCGTCTTCCTGCTCGCGGTGGCGACCCTGCCGCCGTTCGCCGACTACGCGGGCACGCACCTCACGATGGTCGTCCTGGTGGCCCTGCTGGTCTGCCTGATCCCGACGACGATCGGCGCGCTGCTCTCGGCGATCGGTATCGCGGGCATGGACCGGCTGGTCCAGCGCAACGTCCTGGCCATGTCCGGCCGTGCGGTCGAGGCCGCCGGTGACGTCTCCACGCTGCTGCTGGACAAGACCGGCACCATCACCCTCGGCAACCGTCAGGCCTCCGAGTTCGTGCCGGTGTCGGGGACGACGGAGGCCGAGGTGGCCGACGCCGCGCAGCTGTCGTCGCTGGCCGACGAGACGCCCGAGGGCCGCTCCATCGTCGTGCTGGCGAAGGAGAAGTACGGGCTGCGCGAGCGGCACCAGGGCGAGTTGTCCGGGGCCGAGTGGATCGCCTTCACCGCGCAGACCCGTATGTCGGGTGTGGACGTCGACGGACGCAAGATCCGCAAGGGCGCGGCCGGTTCGGTCATCGCCTGGGTCCAGGAGCGGGGCGGCGAGGTGTCCGCGGACGCCGACACCCTCGCGGGCCGGATCTCGGAGGCGGGCGGCACGCCGCTGCTGGTGGCCGTCGAGGACACCGAAGGCGCGCGCATCCTCGGGGTCATCCACCTGAAGGACGTTGTCAAGGAGGGCATGCGGGAGCGGTTCGACGAGCTGCGCCGGATGGGCATCAAGACCATCATGATCACGGGTGACAACCCGCTGACGGCCAAGGCGATCGCGGACGAGGCGGGCGTCGACGACTTCCTCGCGGAGGCGACTCCCGAGGACAAGATGGCGCTCATCAAGCGGGAGCAGGCGGGCGGCAAGCTCGTCGCGATGACCGGTGACGGCACGAACGACGCCCCGGCGCTGGCGCAGGCGGACGTGGGCGTGGCGATGAACACGGGTACGTCGGCCGCGAAGGAGGCCGGCAACATGGTCGACCTCGACTCGAACCCGACCAAGCTCATCGAGATCGTCGAGATCGGCAAGCAGCTCCTCATCACCCGGGGCGCGCTGACGACGTTCTCCATCGCCAACGACGTCGCGAAGTACTTCGCGATCATCCCGGCGCTGTTCGCCGCGGTCTACCCGGGCCTGGACAAGCTGAACATCATGCACCTGTCCTCGCCCGACTCGGCGATCCTGTCCGCGGTCATCTTCAACGCGCTGATCATCATCGCGCTGGTGCCGCTCGCTCTGCGGGGTGTGCAGTACCGGCCGGTGAGTGCCGACAAGATGCTGCGGCGCAACCTCGGGATCTACGGCATCGGCGGCCTGATCGCCCCCTTCATCGGCATCAAGATCATCGACCTGCTCATCTCCCTCATCCCCGGAATCGGCTGA
- a CDS encoding DUF305 domain-containing protein translates to MTAFTRAFHGKHLHRKPVRRVAAVGVVAAGALMLSACGGDSDGASGMDHGGSKGPVTATATAADKAGDADEADVTFAQMMIPHHEQAVEMAQLADGRASDAEIKDLAAKIEKAQDPEIKTMTGWLKSWGKPTATGDMPGMGMGGDGMMSDKDMKELKAMQGKEFDKMFAQMMIDHHNGAIAMAKTEQKSGQNPDAKKMADAIVTGQSAEVKQLKSILDRL, encoded by the coding sequence ATGACTGCCTTCACGCGCGCCTTCCACGGCAAGCACCTCCACCGCAAGCCCGTCCGCCGTGTCGCGGCCGTCGGCGTCGTAGCCGCCGGGGCCCTGATGCTCTCCGCCTGCGGCGGCGACAGCGACGGCGCGAGCGGCATGGACCACGGCGGCAGCAAGGGCCCGGTGACAGCGACCGCGACGGCGGCCGACAAGGCCGGTGACGCCGACGAGGCGGACGTCACGTTCGCGCAGATGATGATCCCCCACCACGAGCAGGCCGTGGAGATGGCCCAGCTGGCCGACGGCCGCGCTTCCGACGCGGAGATCAAGGACCTGGCCGCGAAGATCGAGAAGGCTCAGGACCCCGAGATCAAGACCATGACGGGCTGGCTCAAGTCCTGGGGCAAGCCCACCGCGACGGGGGACATGCCCGGGATGGGCATGGGCGGCGACGGCATGATGTCCGACAAGGACATGAAGGAACTCAAGGCCATGCAGGGCAAGGAGTTCGACAAGATGTTCGCCCAGATGATGATCGACCACCACAACGGCGCGATCGCCATGGCGAAGACCGAGCAGAAGAGCGGCCAGAACCCCGACGCCAAGAAGATGGCCGACGCCATCGTCACGGGCCAGTCCGCCGAGGTCAAGCAGCTCAAGAGCATCCTCG
- a CDS encoding APC family permease — MSVLTIEPGATPVGEEPPDTGERHRLTALTGLAALSLDAMASVAYGPEAIVLVLAAAGAHGLGFTLPVTLAIAGLLAVLVASYRQVIAAFPDGGGSYAVARTHLGARTSLVAAASLVLDYVLNVAVAVTAGVAALTSAFPELYGDRLWLCLAVLVLITGVNLRGIVESARAFIVPTAVFVVSILVLIVVGLFRSAPVSTAAAAGHASVLADNATTVGALLLLKAFASGCSALTGVEALANAVPSFRVPRVRRAQRAEVALGAVLGVMLIGLSVLISRFHLQPVEGVTVLAQLADASLGHNWAFYVIQFATMILLALSANTSFGGLPVLLKLLARDNYLPHVFALKADRQVHRHGVLALALVSAVLLVFSGGDTNTLVPLFAIGVFIGFTIAQVGMVRHWRGERGRGWRGRAWLNGFGAVLTGVSAVVVAATKFVDGAWLIVIAVPLLVAAFETVHRAYARIGERLGLGRIPEPPHRDRSLVIVPVSNLSRLTVEALNAAASLGDEVRAVTVCHPDTEDRAHTHALARDWAQWDPGVPLVQLTSERRTVGRPIAEYVGETAAAEPGTRVTVLIPEVEPDRLWQRLLQNQRGAVVAHAVRRDTDAVICRLRFRVF; from the coding sequence ATGTCTGTCCTGACCATCGAGCCGGGGGCGACCCCCGTCGGCGAGGAGCCGCCGGATACCGGTGAGCGCCATCGCCTCACCGCCCTCACGGGGCTGGCCGCTCTGTCGCTGGACGCGATGGCCTCGGTGGCGTACGGGCCCGAGGCGATCGTCCTGGTGCTGGCCGCGGCGGGTGCGCACGGCCTCGGCTTCACGCTGCCGGTGACGCTGGCCATCGCGGGGCTGCTGGCGGTGCTCGTCGCCTCGTACCGGCAGGTGATCGCCGCGTTCCCGGACGGCGGCGGGTCGTACGCCGTCGCCAGGACCCACCTGGGCGCCCGTACGAGTCTGGTGGCGGCGGCCTCGCTGGTCCTGGACTATGTGCTGAATGTGGCGGTCGCCGTCACCGCCGGGGTGGCGGCGCTGACCTCGGCGTTTCCTGAGCTGTACGGCGACCGGCTGTGGTTGTGTCTGGCCGTGCTGGTGCTGATCACGGGCGTGAATCTGCGCGGCATCGTGGAGTCGGCGCGCGCGTTCATCGTGCCGACGGCGGTCTTCGTCGTGTCGATCCTGGTGCTGATCGTCGTGGGTCTCTTCCGGTCCGCGCCTGTCAGCACCGCGGCCGCCGCCGGGCACGCCTCCGTCCTCGCGGACAACGCCACCACGGTCGGCGCGCTGCTCCTGCTGAAGGCCTTTGCCTCGGGGTGCAGCGCGCTCACCGGTGTGGAGGCGCTGGCCAACGCGGTGCCGTCCTTCCGTGTTCCGCGTGTGCGCCGGGCCCAGCGGGCGGAGGTGGCCCTGGGGGCCGTCCTCGGGGTGATGCTGATCGGTCTGTCGGTCCTCATCTCGCGCTTCCACCTCCAGCCGGTGGAGGGTGTCACGGTCCTTGCTCAGCTCGCGGACGCCTCGCTGGGTCACAACTGGGCCTTCTACGTCATCCAGTTCGCGACGATGATCCTGCTGGCGCTCTCCGCGAACACCTCTTTCGGCGGCCTGCCCGTGCTGCTGAAGCTGCTGGCCCGCGACAACTACCTCCCGCACGTCTTCGCCCTGAAGGCGGACCGGCAGGTGCACCGTCACGGTGTGCTCGCGCTGGCCCTGGTGTCGGCTGTCCTGCTGGTCTTCTCCGGCGGCGATACCAACACCCTGGTGCCGCTTTTTGCCATCGGCGTCTTTATCGGCTTCACGATCGCGCAGGTCGGGATGGTCCGGCACTGGCGTGGTGAGCGGGGGAGGGGGTGGCGGGGCAGGGCCTGGCTGAATGGTTTCGGCGCCGTGCTCACGGGTGTCTCGGCGGTCGTGGTGGCGGCGACGAAGTTCGTGGACGGTGCTTGGCTGATAGTGATCGCCGTGCCGCTGCTGGTGGCCGCCTTCGAGACGGTGCACCGGGCGTATGCGCGGATCGGCGAGCGGCTGGGCCTGGGGCGGATCCCCGAGCCGCCGCACCGCGACCGTTCGCTGGTGATCGTTCCGGTGTCGAACCTGTCCCGGCTGACCGTGGAGGCCCTGAACGCCGCCGCCTCCCTCGGGGACGAGGTACGTGCCGTCACGGTGTGCCACCCCGACACCGAGGACCGCGCCCACACGCATGCGCTGGCCCGCGACTGGGCACAGTGGGACCCCGGAGTACCGCTCGTCCAGCTCACCTCCGAGCGCCGCACCGTGGGGCGCCCGATCGCCGAGTACGTGGGCGAGACGGCCGCCGCGGAGCCCGGCACCCGGGTCACCGTGCTGATTCCCGAGGTCGAGCCGGACCGGCTGTGGCAGCGGCTGCTCCAGAACCAGCGGGGCGCGGTCGTCGCCCACGCGGTGCGCCGTGACACGGACGCGGTGATCTGCCGGCTGCGGTTCCGCGTCTTCTGA
- a CDS encoding DUF4118 domain-containing protein, whose translation MTGYSLRDRLALVAGLVGPFLVALVLVPFRTDLSHTNAALILVVVVVAVAALGSRTAGALAALSAAAWFDFFLTRPYETFDIHTSADIETAVLLLVVGVIVSQLAARARRLEVITVTDADYLARVHETAELAQSAKSSDTVVDHVRGQLTELLGLRGCRYEYGTLLGQPPRLEQDGNVSVGHRRRDVDACGWPDGEIELRTYGNGHYLGRFMLTPGPGPVPPLQARLVAVTLADQTGAALDTAGP comes from the coding sequence ATGACCGGCTATTCGCTCCGGGACCGGCTCGCCCTGGTGGCGGGCCTGGTGGGCCCCTTCCTGGTGGCGCTCGTCCTCGTGCCCTTCCGTACGGATCTGTCGCATACGAACGCGGCGCTGATCCTGGTCGTGGTGGTGGTCGCGGTCGCCGCCCTAGGCAGCCGTACGGCGGGGGCGCTCGCGGCGCTGTCCGCGGCTGCCTGGTTCGACTTCTTCCTCACCCGCCCGTACGAGACGTTCGACATCCATACCTCGGCCGACATCGAGACGGCGGTGCTGCTGCTCGTCGTCGGCGTGATCGTGTCCCAGCTCGCGGCCCGGGCCCGCCGCCTGGAGGTCATCACGGTGACGGACGCGGACTATCTCGCCCGCGTCCACGAGACCGCCGAGCTCGCCCAGTCCGCCAAGTCCTCAGACACCGTGGTCGACCACGTCCGCGGCCAGCTCACCGAGCTGCTCGGCCTGCGCGGCTGCCGCTACGAGTACGGCACCCTGCTGGGGCAGCCGCCCCGGCTGGAGCAGGACGGAAACGTCTCGGTCGGCCACCGGCGCCGGGACGTCGACGCCTGCGGCTGGCCGGACGGCGAGATCGAACTGCGCACCTACGGCAACGGCCACTACCTGGGCCGCTTCATGCTCACCCCCGGCCCGGGCCCCGTACCGCCACTCCAGGCCCGCCTGGTGGCGGTCACCCTCGCCGACCAGACGGGCGCGGCCCTGGACACGGCCGGGCCGTAG
- the kdpA gene encoding potassium-transporting ATPase subunit KdpA, whose translation MSPVLAGVLQLLALIAALALAYVPLGDYMAKVYSSDKHWRVEKWIYKGIGANPNTEMRWPAYLRGVLAFSAVSVLFLYLLQRLQGHLPGSLGFAAIDPDQAFNTAASFVTNTNWQSYYGEQAMGHVVQTGGLAVQNFVSAAVGIAVAVALVRGFSRSRTGELGNFWADLVRGTVRILLPLSVVAAIVLVACGAIQNFSGIHSVGQFMGGSQQWNGGAVASQEAIKEVGTNGGGYFNANSAHPFENPTPFSNLFEIFLLLVIPFALTRTFGRMVGSLKQGYAILATMATIWLGFIALMMWTEFAHHGPAFQIAGGAMEGKENRFGVGASSIFAVSTTLTSTGAVDSFHSSFTGLGGGITILGMQLGEIAPGGTGSGLYGMLIMAIIAVFIAGLMVGRTPEYLGKKIGTREIKFAACYILITPALVLVFTAAAMALPTPGHSMTNSGAHGFSEILYAYSSGANNNGSAFAGLNADTQWFNSTIGIAMLLGRFLPMVFVLALAGSLAEQKPVPATAGTLRTEKPLFTGLLVGAILIITGLTYFPALALGPLAEGLAS comes from the coding sequence ATGAGTCCCGTTCTTGCCGGCGTGCTTCAGCTGCTCGCGCTCATAGCGGCGCTGGCCCTCGCCTACGTCCCCCTTGGCGACTACATGGCCAAGGTCTACTCCTCCGACAAGCACTGGCGTGTGGAGAAGTGGATCTACAAGGGCATCGGCGCCAATCCGAACACGGAGATGCGCTGGCCCGCGTACCTGCGTGGCGTCCTCGCCTTCTCCGCGGTCAGTGTCCTCTTCCTCTACCTGCTGCAGCGCCTCCAGGGTCATCTGCCCGGCTCGCTCGGCTTTGCCGCGATCGACCCGGACCAGGCGTTCAACACCGCCGCGTCGTTCGTCACCAACACCAACTGGCAGTCGTACTACGGCGAGCAGGCCATGGGCCATGTCGTGCAGACCGGCGGCCTGGCGGTGCAGAACTTCGTCTCCGCCGCGGTCGGTATCGCCGTCGCCGTGGCGCTGGTGCGCGGCTTCTCGCGCTCCCGTACCGGTGAGCTGGGCAACTTCTGGGCCGACCTGGTGCGCGGTACGGTCCGTATCCTGCTGCCGCTCTCGGTGGTCGCCGCGATCGTCCTGGTCGCGTGCGGTGCGATCCAGAACTTCTCCGGGATCCACTCGGTGGGCCAGTTCATGGGCGGTTCGCAGCAGTGGAACGGCGGTGCGGTCGCTTCGCAGGAGGCCATCAAGGAGGTGGGTACCAACGGTGGCGGTTACTTCAACGCCAACTCCGCGCACCCCTTCGAGAACCCCACCCCGTTCTCGAACCTGTTCGAGATCTTCCTGCTGCTGGTCATTCCGTTCGCGCTGACCCGCACCTTCGGCCGTATGGTCGGCAGCCTGAAGCAGGGCTACGCGATCCTGGCGACGATGGCCACGATCTGGCTCGGCTTCATCGCCCTGATGATGTGGACCGAGTTCGCCCACCACGGTCCGGCGTTCCAGATCGCGGGCGGCGCGATGGAGGGCAAGGAGAACCGCTTCGGTGTCGGCGCCTCGTCGATCTTCGCGGTGTCGACCACCCTGACCTCGACGGGTGCGGTGGACTCCTTCCACTCCTCGTTCACCGGCCTCGGCGGCGGTATCACCATCCTGGGCATGCAGCTCGGCGAGATCGCGCCGGGTGGTACCGGTTCCGGTCTCTACGGCATGCTGATCATGGCGATCATCGCGGTGTTCATCGCGGGTCTGATGGTCGGGCGCACGCCCGAGTACCTGGGCAAGAAGATCGGCACCCGCGAGATCAAGTTCGCGGCCTGCTACATCCTCATCACCCCGGCGCTGGTGCTCGTCTTCACCGCCGCGGCGATGGCCCTGCCGACTCCGGGCCACTCCATGACCAACAGCGGGGCGCACGGCTTCTCCGAGATCCTGTACGCCTACTCCTCCGGCGCCAACAACAACGGCTCGGCCTTCGCGGGCCTGAACGCCGACACGCAGTGGTTCAACAGCACGATCGGCATCGCGATGCTGCTCGGCCGCTTCCTGCCGATGGTGTTCGTGCTGGCGCTGGCCGGTTCGCTCGCCGAGCAGAAGCCGGTCCCGGCCACCGCGGGCACCCTGCGCACCGAAAAGCCGCTGTTCACCGGCCTGTTGGTGGGCGCCATCCTGATCATCACCGGTCTGACCTACTTCCCGGCGCTCGCGCTGGGTCCGCTGGCCGAGGGGCTGGCGTCTTGA
- a CDS encoding potassium-transporting ATPase subunit C, whose translation MNNSVTNTARLLWAGLRALLVLTVVCGVLYPLAITGVAQGLFSDQANGSEIKANGKVVGSSLIGQSYNLPLKKGQETPDADLKWFQGRPANGLGANSVNTQYKLILSGATNRSGDNADLIKWVKDAKAAVIKDNSVNGYTVKPSDVPADAVTSSGSGLDPDISPKYADIQVHRIAENNGLPVAQVQKLVDEHTDGRTLGFIGEPRVNVLELNIALKGLVAKS comes from the coding sequence ATGAACAACTCGGTTACGAACACTGCCCGGTTGCTCTGGGCGGGCCTGCGGGCCCTGCTCGTGCTCACCGTCGTCTGCGGGGTGCTCTACCCGCTGGCCATCACCGGCGTGGCCCAGGGCCTGTTCTCCGACCAGGCGAACGGCTCGGAGATCAAGGCGAACGGCAAGGTCGTCGGTTCCTCGCTGATCGGCCAGTCCTACAACCTGCCGCTGAAGAAGGGCCAGGAGACCCCGGACGCCGACCTGAAGTGGTTCCAGGGCCGCCCCGCGAACGGGCTGGGCGCCAACAGCGTCAACACGCAGTACAAGCTGATCCTGTCGGGCGCCACCAACCGTTCGGGTGACAACGCCGACCTGATCAAGTGGGTCAAGGACGCCAAGGCCGCCGTCATCAAGGACAACTCGGTGAACGGCTACACGGTCAAGCCCTCCGACGTGCCCGCCGACGCGGTCACCTCCTCCGGCTCGGGCCTGGACCCGGACATCTCCCCGAAGTACGCCGACATCCAGGTGCACCGGATCGCGGAGAACAACGGCCTGCCCGTCGCCCAGGTGCAGAAGCTGGTCGACGAGCACACCGACGGCCGCACCCTCGGCTTCATCGGCGAGCCCCGCGTCAACGTCCTGGAGCTCAACATCGCGCTCAAGGGACTTGTGGCGAAGAGCTGA
- a CDS encoding DUF6153 family protein, which translates to MHVNRYVRAAGAYGHLLLVVVLALGVFVMHTVGHPDQSSGDGMSPASHVSTMPAAPAAHDPMGAPASPERGSAAHSAHTASKDKPAMAMDMLSLCVAVMFGAWVLTALLRTALTRRPDWLAKLLAEAPVMLRPNPPPRGPDLTELSVLRL; encoded by the coding sequence GTGCACGTGAACCGATACGTACGAGCGGCAGGCGCCTACGGGCACCTGTTGCTCGTCGTCGTTCTCGCGCTGGGCGTGTTCGTCATGCACACCGTGGGACACCCCGACCAGTCGTCCGGCGACGGCATGAGCCCCGCGTCCCACGTCTCGACGATGCCCGCGGCGCCAGCCGCCCACGACCCCATGGGGGCTCCGGCGTCACCGGAGCGGGGCAGCGCCGCGCACTCCGCACACACGGCGTCCAAGGACAAGCCGGCCATGGCGATGGACATGCTCTCGCTGTGCGTGGCGGTGATGTTCGGCGCGTGGGTGCTCACCGCGCTGCTGAGGACGGCCCTCACTCGCCGTCCGGACTGGCTGGCGAAGCTCCTCGCCGAGGCGCCCGTCATGCTGCGGCCCAATCCCCCACCCCGCGGCCCTGATCTCACCGAGTTGTCGGTCCTGCGGCTGTAG
- a CDS encoding sensor histidine kinase produces the protein MSDVRTGGGEVWTAAGDVRPGRLKVYLGAAPGVGKTYRMLDEGRRRAARGADVVVGFVECHGRLGTEAMLDGLEVVPRAPCSYRGGEFEEMDLAAVLARRPQVALVDEVAHSNVPGGGRNAKRWQDIEELLAAGIDVITALNIQHLESLNDVVEKITRVPQHETVPDEVVRRAQQIELVDIPPEGLRRRMAHGNIYAPEKVDAALANYFRPGNPTALRQLALLWVADRVDEALQSYRSEHGIGGVWETRERVIVALTGGPEGDTLIRRAARIADRSAGGDLLAVHVTRSDGLAAGTSHASLARQRRLVEDLGGSYHSVVGDDVPTALVEFARAENATQLVLGTSRRGRVERFVTGRGTGETVVELSGDIDIHTVTHERAGRGTLLPSRRRTLSTARRVAGPVAGLLLPVALTFLLDLDWARDRLNLTSEALLFLLTVVGVACIGGVVSAVIASVTASLLLNYWFIPPVGQFTLDDPNALLALAVFAAVAAVVAGVVDRSLRLSRRSARATAEAETMSSLAGSIVRGGATIPALVERTRETFGMDSAELVDEPPGDDGATVVPAGPGAFLVLRGRPLPSSERRVLAAFAAHVGSAVERARLAEAAAEVEPVKAADRMRTALLRAVGHDLRTPLAAGWAAVSSLRSRDVDFSDEDRDELLATADESVAKLNRLVENLLDLSRLQAGALTLNLRATTLEEVLPAALADTPEVAVGDLEEIPAVLADPPLLERVIANLVGNAARHSPADRKVLLTASTHAGRVEIRVVDRGPGLPSPSKLSAPLEQGGTPVRDRLFEPFQRLGDTDNTTGLGLGLALSRGLTEAMDGTLTPEDTPGGGLTMVLSLPFAERVDLPSDTQSVGGGV, from the coding sequence ATGAGTGATGTGCGGACCGGCGGGGGTGAGGTATGGACCGCCGCGGGTGACGTACGGCCCGGTCGGCTGAAGGTCTACCTCGGCGCTGCTCCGGGGGTGGGCAAGACCTACCGCATGCTCGACGAGGGGCGACGCAGGGCGGCGCGGGGTGCCGATGTGGTGGTGGGGTTCGTGGAGTGCCACGGGCGCTTGGGTACGGAGGCGATGCTCGACGGCCTGGAGGTCGTACCGCGCGCCCCCTGCTCCTATCGCGGCGGGGAGTTCGAGGAGATGGACCTGGCCGCGGTTCTCGCCCGTCGCCCGCAGGTCGCGCTGGTGGACGAGGTCGCCCACAGCAATGTGCCGGGAGGCGGTCGCAACGCCAAGCGCTGGCAGGACATCGAGGAACTGCTCGCCGCCGGGATCGACGTCATCACAGCCCTCAACATCCAGCACCTGGAGTCCCTCAACGACGTCGTCGAGAAGATCACGCGGGTACCGCAGCACGAGACGGTGCCCGACGAGGTCGTACGACGCGCGCAGCAGATCGAACTGGTGGACATTCCGCCGGAGGGGCTGCGACGCCGGATGGCGCACGGCAACATCTACGCGCCAGAGAAGGTCGATGCCGCTCTCGCCAACTACTTCCGCCCCGGCAACCCGACCGCGCTGCGTCAACTGGCCCTGCTGTGGGTGGCCGACCGGGTGGACGAGGCGCTCCAGTCGTACCGCTCCGAGCACGGTATCGGCGGGGTGTGGGAGACGAGGGAACGGGTGATCGTGGCGCTCACCGGCGGTCCCGAGGGAGACACCCTCATCCGGCGGGCCGCCCGGATCGCCGACCGGTCGGCGGGCGGTGACCTGCTCGCCGTGCACGTGACCCGCAGCGACGGTCTCGCGGCGGGCACCTCGCACGCCTCACTCGCCCGGCAGCGGCGGCTGGTCGAGGACCTGGGCGGGAGCTACCACTCGGTCGTCGGCGACGACGTGCCGACCGCCCTCGTCGAGTTCGCCCGCGCCGAGAACGCCACCCAACTCGTCCTCGGCACCAGCCGCAGGGGTCGCGTCGAGCGCTTCGTCACCGGGCGCGGCACCGGCGAGACGGTCGTCGAACTCTCCGGCGACATCGACATCCACACGGTCACGCACGAACGCGCCGGACGCGGCACGCTGCTGCCCTCGCGGCGGCGCACCCTGTCGACCGCGCGCCGGGTCGCGGGCCCGGTGGCCGGGCTGCTGCTGCCCGTGGCGCTCACCTTCCTGCTCGATCTCGACTGGGCCCGGGACCGGCTCAACCTCACCAGCGAGGCACTGCTGTTCCTGCTCACCGTGGTGGGTGTGGCCTGCATAGGCGGGGTCGTCTCGGCGGTGATCGCCTCGGTCACGGCGTCCCTGCTGCTCAACTACTGGTTCATCCCGCCCGTCGGCCAGTTCACGCTCGACGATCCCAACGCGCTGCTGGCCCTGGCGGTCTTCGCGGCGGTCGCCGCCGTGGTCGCCGGCGTCGTCGACCGCTCCCTGCGCCTGTCGCGGCGCTCGGCCCGCGCCACCGCCGAGGCCGAGACCATGTCCTCGCTCGCCGGCAGCATCGTGCGCGGTGGTGCGACGATCCCGGCACTGGTGGAACGCACACGCGAGACCTTCGGCATGGACTCGGCGGAACTCGTCGACGAGCCGCCCGGAGACGACGGCGCGACGGTCGTGCCCGCGGGCCCCGGCGCCTTCCTCGTCCTGCGCGGGCGCCCCCTGCCCTCCTCCGAGCGGCGCGTGCTCGCCGCCTTCGCCGCCCATGTGGGATCCGCCGTCGAACGGGCCAGGCTCGCCGAGGCCGCCGCCGAGGTCGAACCGGTCAAGGCCGCCGACCGGATGCGTACGGCGCTGCTGCGGGCGGTCGGCCACGACCTGCGCACGCCTCTCGCGGCGGGCTGGGCCGCGGTCTCCTCGCTGCGCAGCCGGGACGTCGACTTCTCCGACGAGGACCGGGACGAACTACTCGCGACCGCGGACGAGTCCGTGGCCAAGCTCAACCGCTTGGTCGAGAACCTCCTCGACCTCAGCCGCCTTCAGGCGGGCGCGCTCACGCTGAACCTGCGGGCCACCACACTGGAGGAGGTCCTTCCGGCGGCGCTCGCGGACACCCCCGAGGTGGCGGTCGGGGACCTGGAGGAGATCCCGGCCGTGCTGGCCGATCCGCCGCTCCTGGAACGCGTGATCGCCAACCTCGTCGGCAACGCGGCCCGCCACAGCCCGGCGGACCGCAAGGTGCTGCTGACCGCGAGCACCCACGCGGGCCGCGTCGAAATCCGTGTCGTCGACCGAGGCCCCGGCCTGCCGTCGCCCTCCAAGCTCTCGGCTCCGCTCGAGCAGGGAGGCACCCCCGTCCGCGACCGGCTCTTCGAGCCCTTCCAGCGTCTGGGCGACACCGACAACACCACCGGCCTCGGCCTTGGCCTGGCCCTGTCCCGGGGGCTGACCGAGGCGATGGACGGCACCCTCACCCCGGAGGACACCCCCGGCGGCGGTCTGACGATGGTGCTGTCGCTGCCCTTCGCCGAGCGAGTGGATCTTCCCAGTGATACGCAGAGCGTAGGAGGCGGCGTATGA